In Acetobacteroides hydrogenigenes, a genomic segment contains:
- a CDS encoding polyprenol monophosphomannose synthase: MLNDSKVVIIPTYNEIENIEAIITKVLSLHGNFHILIIDDGSPDGTASEVKRLQAIPEYSERIHLIERSGKLGLGTAYITGFKWAVAHEYDFIFEMDADFSHNPDDLIRLYDACHEGADLAIGSRYVNGVTVVEWPIGRIIMSYYASAYVRYVTGMPVKDTTAGFKCYRRKVLETINLDAIKLKGYGFQIEMKYNAYLLGFKIAEVPIIFRDRTKGTSKMSGGIFGEAFWGVLNMRLRSVFGKIKEKPKA; the protein is encoded by the coding sequence ATGCTAAACGACAGCAAGGTTGTTATCATACCTACTTACAATGAGATAGAGAATATCGAAGCGATAATCACTAAAGTACTAAGCCTCCATGGCAACTTTCATATACTTATAATAGACGATGGATCGCCAGATGGTACAGCTTCGGAAGTAAAAAGGCTGCAGGCAATTCCAGAATACAGCGAGCGAATCCATCTAATTGAACGAAGCGGGAAACTCGGTCTTGGCACAGCATATATTACAGGGTTCAAATGGGCTGTTGCTCATGAGTACGACTTCATTTTTGAAATGGATGCCGATTTCTCGCACAATCCGGACGACCTCATTCGCCTTTACGATGCCTGCCATGAAGGTGCTGATCTTGCCATTGGCTCGCGCTACGTAAACGGCGTTACCGTTGTTGAGTGGCCTATTGGGAGGATTATAATGTCGTACTACGCATCGGCGTATGTCCGCTACGTAACAGGAATGCCAGTAAAGGATACCACTGCCGGATTTAAATGCTACCGAAGAAAAGTTCTGGAAACCATAAATCTTGACGCCATTAAGCTGAAGGGCTACGGATTCCAGATAGAGATGAAGTACAATGCATACCTGCTAGGATTTAAAATAGCTGAGGTACCAATCATCTTCAGGGATAGAACAAAGGGGACTTCAAAGATGTCAGGAGGCATATTTGGTGAAGCATTTTGGGGCGTACTAAACATGCGCCTAAGAAGTGTGTTTGGTAAGATAAAAGAAAAACCCAAGGCATAA
- a CDS encoding dihydroorotase, which yields MAAYLISGATIINEGAQFIGNVLVENGRISKVSKNRIEANDATTINAEGLLLLPGVIDDQVHFREPGLTHKGDIASESRAAVAGGITSFMEMPNTKPATTTIELLEEKFEIAAKTSYANYSFYIGATNENLDVISKIDPKSTCGVKVFMGSSTGNMLVDERKTLEGIFAESPTIVTTHCEEEATIRRNLAEFQARYGEAIPVEAHPLIRSNEACVRSTDLAISLASKYGSRLHVLHLSTREEMALFDTKPLAEKKITGEVCVHHLWFSDKDYAQRGNFIKWNPAVKSEADRDALRDALKAGKLDVVATDHAPHTFEEKSNPYLTAPSGGPSVQHSLTLMLELAKQGFYTIEEVVNKMCHAPATLFQVAERGFIREGHFADLVLVDPSNSWTISKENILYKCGWSPFDGVTLSNRIKTTFVNGEIAYSDGVVCDKQLGMRLTFDR from the coding sequence ATGGCAGCATACCTTATTAGTGGAGCAACCATCATCAACGAAGGAGCCCAATTTATCGGCAATGTTCTTGTAGAAAATGGGCGCATCAGCAAAGTTTCAAAAAATCGGATTGAGGCAAACGACGCAACAACGATAAACGCTGAAGGACTTTTGCTCCTTCCCGGCGTTATCGACGACCAGGTGCACTTTAGGGAGCCCGGATTAACCCACAAGGGCGACATTGCATCGGAATCGAGAGCTGCGGTAGCGGGTGGGATTACCTCGTTTATGGAGATGCCCAACACCAAACCTGCCACAACCACCATCGAACTGCTGGAGGAGAAATTTGAGATTGCCGCTAAGACATCTTACGCCAACTACTCGTTCTATATAGGTGCAACCAATGAGAATTTGGATGTCATCTCCAAAATCGACCCTAAATCGACCTGCGGCGTTAAGGTTTTTATGGGATCGAGCACGGGCAACATGCTAGTGGACGAGCGCAAAACCCTTGAAGGAATCTTTGCAGAAAGCCCTACCATCGTTACCACCCACTGCGAGGAAGAGGCTACCATTCGCCGTAATCTTGCCGAATTTCAGGCTCGTTACGGAGAGGCAATCCCCGTAGAGGCGCATCCGCTAATCCGATCCAACGAGGCATGCGTCCGATCAACCGATTTGGCCATTAGCCTAGCCTCCAAGTACGGCTCTAGACTTCACGTACTGCATCTATCTACAAGGGAAGAGATGGCCCTATTCGACACCAAGCCACTTGCCGAGAAAAAAATCACCGGAGAGGTGTGCGTTCACCATCTCTGGTTTAGCGATAAGGATTATGCCCAACGAGGAAACTTCATAAAGTGGAACCCTGCGGTTAAATCGGAAGCAGATAGAGATGCGCTTCGAGATGCGCTGAAGGCAGGTAAGCTCGACGTGGTAGCAACCGATCATGCCCCTCATACCTTCGAGGAAAAATCGAATCCATACCTTACCGCCCCATCGGGAGGCCCTTCCGTTCAGCACTCGCTAACCCTAATGCTCGAGCTGGCCAAACAGGGCTTCTACACCATCGAAGAGGTTGTTAATAAGATGTGCCACGCCCCTGCTACCCTCTTTCAGGTGGCCGAGCGCGGCTTCATTCGCGAGGGACACTTTGCCGATTTGGTGCTGGTTGATCCATCTAACTCCTGGACTATTTCTAAGGAAAACATCCTCTACAAGTGTGGCTGGTCGCCCTTCGATGGTGTTACGCTATCCAACCGCATAAAGACCACCTTTGTAAACGGCGAAATTGCCTACAGCGATGGCGTTGTTTGCGACAAGCAGCTTGGCATGAGGCTTACCTTCGACAGGTAA